The nucleotide window GGGTGATCCAGTCGCTCCTCCAGCTGATATACCCGGACCTCCCCTACTCCTACAAGGCGCGCGAGGTGGCCCTCGCGGCCATCTGGTTCTTCTGCTTCTCCTCGGCGAGCTCCATCGACGACCTCACCAGCTCCGACGTGCTGGGCTGGCTGCTCCACTACCTCAACAACGGCGACTACGCGGTGCTGGACTGCACGCTCAAGATCCTCCGCCACCTCGCGGAGGCCTCGGAGGAGTACAGCCGGATGATGGCCCGGGCCGGGTACTTCCCCGCGCTCGCCGGCCTGCTCGCCGCGAAGTCCTTCCGGGTGCGGGAGATGGCGGCGCAGGTGCTGTCCAGCCTGCTGGCGCTGCACGGGAACCGGGTCATCTTCATCCAGGACGGCGACAACCTGGACCGGCTGCTGCAGCTGCTCGACCCGTCCGAGGGCAAGCTGATGGCCAAGGGGCTGATCCTCTCCGCCGTCACGTCGCTGGCCGAGACCGGCGCCGGGAGGAAGAAGATCGTGTCGTCGGAGCACTTCGGGAGCCTCAAGGAGCTGGCCGACTCCGGCGACCCCGACGCCAAGAAGGTCGTCAAGAAGATCGCCAACAGCAGCAGGCTGCAGTCGATGTTCAGCAAGATATGGAGCGCCTAAGTTATTCAGTTTTGCTGACACTCGTTTCTTACTCAGATGTCTTTACTAAACACCCCTTTGATTTAGCGTTAGTACATTTGATTTGCTGTCCATAGTTTCTGCATATCTACATCCAACCATCAGTGTGCTTCCCTTGTGCTGTACATTGCAACTTCAGTGAAATTCAAGTTTTGTCATCAGTCTGGTGTGATGATCAGCCCTTGGAAGTTGTAAATTCCAGTTGAAATTCAGGTTTTGTCATGGGGGTTTCAGACATCTTGTAACGCTGAACCGTCAACCCTGACAAGTCCAGCAAATTACAGCACCTGCGCTGTTGTCAGATAAATACCAAGACAAGAAGATGTTGTCCTACTATCGACCTAGAGATTCCTTCTTTATCTTTCCATCTCAAGTTTATCATCCCGTGATGCATCGAGATGAGATGAGCACGTGAATCACTCCAGCGATGGCTTGTCCAGGCTTCTAGCTGTTTGTATTTGTGCTCTGTGGGTCAAATTTAACCCTGGAGCCAAAGCGATCACTGGATCTTGGTTCACGTGTCTCCGGCAATGCTGAATTATAGTGAATTTTCAGTGGATTTGGACTCATGCTTACTTACTTGGTCCATCTTTTGGTTGTTGTTAATCAACAACACTTGTCCGACTCACTTGCAGCTGCAGTGAACCTCCACTTTCACTGTTCTTATTATATTCTCAGCTAATGTATATTGCCTATGCATGAACTGCAGCACTGGACGTACTATAGTACTGAAAGTCTGAAAATACAGTTTCTAACAGAGGATATGTCTGCTGAAACAATGACTAGGAAACACTGTTTGCACGTGAAAGGAGAATTATTTCAACAAGCTTTGCAAACAACCTAAGAGCAGAATATCCTCCTGCAAACAGCAGGTTTCATCCAAGGACGCAGAGAGAAATAACAGAGTACTTCTCACCCAAGTTATGTATACTTATATGCCATGTTTAATAATGCTAATAAGGGGATTCTTGTCTCAAATGACAGGCATCCGATGAATGGCCTGCATGCTGTTTTCATATGTTTTTGGGCAGATGCCAATTAGTAAATTCAGTATGATCGCATTAGTAATTTATACAGCTCTCCTGCTGCCACAGAAATATACTATCAATTTTTTACATAGCCTAGTTGGATTTAATGAGAACATTTGTCCGACTGAATTGATGAATTTGGAGCCATGCTTACTTGGCCCATCATTTTGCTTGTTTATAGTGACTTGTCCGACTCAGGAACCTCCATTTTCACACTCCTTGTTATCTTCTCAGCTATGCTTACTCCCCGCGTACTGTAGTATACTGAAACTACAGTTTATACCAGAACACATGTCTGCTGAAATGAATTTGTAGAGACAATGACTAAATAACAAATGCTACTCATCAGCTATCTGCATACCGAAGGAGAAAAATACTTCAATTTCAGCAAGCTTTGGAAATGGCAGCATATGAAGGTAACAGCAGACTATGTAACACACTGCAAAAAGCCTCATCCAAATGCTCAAATCAAACAAGCACTATGATCAATCAAAAACAGGTCAAAATCAAACTAATGCCCCGTTGCTCGAAGCTTCGGCTGGGTGAGATCCCTCACTTTTCATTTTTATTTGTTGGGTTTCTCTTTGATGACAGGGCACCTAATGGCCTGCACGATGTTTTCAAATGTTTTTGGGCAGATAACAATTATAGGAAACTACATGCACCGGGCTGCCCTTTTTTTTAACAATTATAGGAAACTAAGTTTAAGAAAGAAAACTCAGTGTGCCCATTAGTAACATCTAGAGCTCTCTATATGAGTTTCCTTCCTACTGCCACATATCAATTTTTGCATATATAAGGTTAACATCAGTTCTGCTTCAGGAATCGGGATGTGTGCGCATTAGTTTTCAGAATGTTGTCAGCCAGCCATGCATTAGCTGCATGTATGTTGTTCCCAATATGACTCATTCTGTTTTAACTATAGATAGATAGACGATGGTGCCACTAAAATCTTTCTTTATCTTTCCCTATCAATTTTAGCATCCCGTGATACTTCAAGATGAGCACGTGAATTAACAGCATCGACTTATCCAGGCTTCTAGCTGTCTGTGCTTTATGGGTTAAATTTATCCCTAGAGCCAAACTTATATATAGATGCATCAAAACAAGTGAATTTGGGTTGGCAATGGGCTGGCAATGCTGAATCTGAAGTGATTTTGGATTCAGGCTTAGTCAGTCCATCTCTTTGGTTGTAGTTAATGAACACTCTGCTACCCAAGAGCCTCCATGTCTACTGCTATATGCCTATACATGAATAGCTACTCATCAGCTATGAAAGGAAAACATTTCAGCAAGCTTTGGAGCAGAATATCCTCTTGCATTTCCAAACAAAAGGTTTCAGTACCACACACTACTTACACAAAGCAGAGCTCACTGACAGGTAAAACTAAGAGCAACCATATAAAGGTCTTTTTCACACTCTAGCAGGGCCTTAGCAAAGTGATCAATGTATCTTCTTTCACACATCCATCATTTGTTTGTTATTTTTAATGAGAACACTTGTCCTGCTCACTTGCAGTTAACATCCATTTTCAATGTTCTTTTATATTCTCAGCTATGACGTACTGTACTACTACTGAGTCTGAAAATACAGTTTCTAACAGACGACATGTCTGCCGAAACAATGACTAGGAAACGCCACTCAACAGCTACTTGCACACAAAGAGAGAACATTTCAGCAAGCTATGCAACACAACATAAGAGCAGAATATCCTCCTGCAAACAACAGGTTTCATGAATGGAAGGACGCAGAAAGAAAGAAAGAGCAGCGTACTTCTCTCCCGAGTTATACTTATATGTCATGTTTAATGCTAATAACGGAATTCTTGTCTCAAATGACAGGGCACCCGATGGCCTGCATCATGTTTTCAAATGTTTTTGCGCAGATGCCATCATAAGAAACTAAGTTTCAGAAAGATAAAAAAATCAGTATGATGCCATTAGTAATCTCTACGGATCTCCGAGTTACTCTTCCTACCGCCAAAGAAATATGTATGAGTTCACAATTGTGCTTCAGGAATCAGGACGTGTGCGCATTAGTTTTCGGAATGTTGTCAGCCAGCCATGCGTGCCACTCATGAATTAGCTACATGTATGCTGTTCCCAACATGACTCGTTCTGTTTTAACCATAGATAGATAGATGATGGAGGTGCCACTAAAATCTTTCTGTATGTTTCCCTCTCAATTTCAGCATCCCGTGATAACTTCAAGATGAGCACGTGGATCTCAACAATGACTTGTCCATTTGTTCCCAGCTGTCTGCGCTTGGTGGGTTAAATTTATCCCTACAACCAAAGTTATCTATCTATAAGTTGCCAGCATGAGACAAGTGTTCAATAGGCTGGCAATGCTGAATCTGAAGTGAATATTTTTTTTTAACCTGTAATCTGCAGTGAATTTTGATACAAGCTTAGCCAGCCCATCTCTTGGCTGTTGATATAATGAACACTTTGCTACCCAGTCACCTCCATTTTTAATGTTATTATTTGTCTCATCAGTTATATGCCTATGCATGAACCATAGTAGAGTACCGAAACCCATGTGTGCAGAAATGAAATTGCTCAAACAATGGCTAAATGAAAGAAGAAATGCTACTCATCAGCTACGGAAGGAAAACATTTCGGCAAGCTTTCGAGCGGAATATTATCCTCTTGCATTTCCAAACAAAAGGTTTCAGAACCACACCATGACACTACTTACACGAAACAGAGCACACTGACAGACAAGTAAAACTAAGAGCACCCATATGAAGGTATCTATAGATGCAACAAAACAAATTCAATACTGAATTCACAGTGAATTTGGACACAAGCTTAGTCAGTCCAGCATAAATCATGCTACCCAATCACCCCCGTTTGTACTGTTGTTATTCTTTATCTTATCAGCTATGCCTATGCAGCAACTGAAAATCAGAACACATGTCTGCAGAAGAGAAATTGCTGAAACAATGGCTGAATAAGAAGTGCTACTCATCACCAATTTGCATACAATAAGAAAACATTTCAACTTCAGCAAGCTTTCGAGCAGAATATTATCCTCATCCTCTTGCATTTCCAACCAAAAGGGTTTCAGTACCACACCATGACACTACTTACACAAACAGAGCACACTGACTGACAGGTAAAACTAAACACAAGAGCACCCATATAAAGGTCTTCTTCACACTCTAGCAGGGCCTTAAACGAATTAAATCGGCAAACAAAGCATGAGATAGGAATATAACAGTAGACTGACTATGTAACACGCTGCAAAAAGCCTCACCAAATGCTCAAGTTAAGCAAGCGCTCCGACCAATCATGAATGGATCAAAATCATGCTGCTGCCTCATCGCCCAAGGCCTCTCCTGCTGAGGCTGCCTCATCGCCCAAggcctctgctgctgctgctgcctcctCCGGTGCTTCAGCTTCGAGGACCCGCGCCTGGTAGGAGGAAATGGCACTGCAATCGCCGGCTGCGGCCGCCGCGAAGAAGGATCGCTTCCCGACCAGATCGGCGGCCCGCTTCGCGCACCCCGAGTCGCGGGGAGTCTCGTCGGGAGGCGGCATGGTCCTGATCCTCGGGAGCAGTTCAGCAACCTTGTCCAGTGATTCAGGAGAGAGGTCATCGTCGACAGGCTCAGTGGGCATCGCTTTGATCTCCTCCTCCTTCTGGCCTGCGCCCCCTGTCGATCCCGGGAGAGACTCCTTGCGGCGCCTCTCCTGTGTTGCAGCTCCCAGGGACGCGCCGGGCATGAGGCTGTAGCGGCTCGGGACGACCCGGACCTTGGAGCTCCCTGCCGGCCTCCTGCAGGTGGACTCAGTGCTGCTCTGGTTCATGGCAGCTTTGGGCGTGGGCTCGTCGGCCACCACCTTGGCGGCCCCGAACGCGGCGACGCCTCCCCTCGTGCTGTTCGTGGCCCTGGCGATGGACTGCCTCCTCGCCCTGGGGCTCATGCTGGAGCTCCTCGCCTTGGCCCTGCTCGCCGCCGTGCCTTGCTTGCTGCTGTCGAGCGGCTGCCTGGCGTTGCTCGACGGCCAGAGCTTAGCGGGGACCGCGGGCTGCTGCCTGGAAGCCTGCCCTTCTTCGCGGATGGCGTTCAGCTTGCCGGGGAACGGCTTGACCCGCGCGGCGCCCGCCGCGGCCACGGGCTTGGTGCCGCCGCTGATGCCGTGCTGGATCTCCATCGGGCCGAGGCTGACGCCCCTGCGGCGCTGCACGGGCGGCTCCTTGATCGGCTTCAGGATGCGGCTTGCGGGGGCAGCgccctgctgctgctgctgacgcGCGGCGGGGGCCTTGGCGGGGTTCGCGGCGGCGATGTCGAGCGGGCCGATGCTGAGCCCCCTGCCGCCCCGCGACGCCGGGAACTGCTGCTTGGCGGCGGGCCTGGGCTTCTGCGCGGGGGGCGGGGGCTGCTGCTTCTCCGGGAGAGGGAGCAGGTTGTCGGTgtccgcggcggcggcgaggaggtcGTCGTCGAGGGGGGCGAGGCCGAGCCCCTTCACCCGCGGCCGCGTCCCGGTGGACTTGGCGTTGGCGTCGTGGCCCCTGGAGACGCGGAGGTGGTGGAGGCGGGAGGAGAGGCGCAGGATCTCGGCCTCGATGCGCGCGAtctcggcgtcggcgtcggcgtcgtcgGTCTCAGCGGGGCGGCGGTTCTCCTTCTCGCCCCTGCGCACGGGCGTGGCGTGCGCGTGCCAGGCGTTGGAGGAGGCGGAGTTGGAGCCGTCGAAGGCGGCGTTGTTCCACACGTGCACCAGCGGGATCAGCGGGTCCTCCTCCatcatcgccgccgccgccgccggggaCGCTCCCCCCTTCCCCTCCGTCTCCTTCCGCTGCGGCGGCGAAATCGAACGGAGATCAGAGCCGGTAACAAGCGAGCGAGCGATTAGCGGGTCGAGATTGGGGAGGGGTCGGCGGGGTACCTGGATGGGTGGACTCGAGCGATTGATGAAGGATTCCTGCGTGATTAGGGGCGCGGTTTGGTGGGCGGATCGGAGGATTATGTGGGGAATTTGTTTCGCTTCTCCTGGTTTGAAATGTGGGTGGGGAGGGGGGATGCGGCGCGTGCGcggagggggaagaggaggggAGGGTTTAAGAGGCAGGCGCGAGTCGACCGTTGGGGCAAGGGAGCGGAAGGGGGGAGGGGAGCAAGGAGAGGAGGAGTAGTCGACGTTCGCTAGACGTTGAGTGGGTCCACCAAACTACGCTCCCTCCTCTGCTTTTCGCCCCGTCATCATTCGCCCCATCCGCATGATGCGGAGGAAAGATTACTTTTCAAAGACGTCCTAGGCAAAAAAAAAATATATACTACTCCATGTTCGTGAAAACAAAATCCAACAATGAATACAGGTGAGCAGTAAACCTACCTGTTCACGCACTACAACGATGGAGTATTTCAGTGTTTACCGACGCACGTGTAAGTAAGTACTCTCTCCATTCCACTACGTAGGTGCTTCCTCTATCCACGTGCTtcaattttgaccataaatttaactatCAAGATCGATTGCAGCGAgaacaaaaattatatcagtgaattcgtatttgaaagaagttttcaattatataattttttctcccgccgcagttggtctcgctggttaaatttatggtcaaagttgaacCTTGAAAAACACGgacgcactatattttggaatggagggagtacttagTACCGTAGAAAATGTGTACCATACTTCCTTGAATCTCCTCCCAGTACTTGCTCATTTCTCATTTATTTCTTTGAACACTACTTGTTCCTTTCCTTGGAGGGACGCATCTGAGGCTGCGCCTGCGTGCCCGCTTTCCACCGGTACTCTACAAATCAGCGCCCGGATGCACGCGGAAAATGGGCAGAGAACCAGAGCTGAGCTCCCCTGTTTCCCTCCGGTTTAAGGGCTCGGCCGATCTGAATTCGAATGTGCCGGCGAGCACACGCCAACGCCATCAACCATTCTTAAATTGCCACTCAAAACGTACGTGCTTGCTTGCGTGTTAGGTTATCCGTTGTCATTGCCatgagaccgttgcgccaggtgtctttaAGTTATCCGTTGTCATTGCCATGCCAttttgaagtggtgttttgtcttcttgaagtggtgttttgttttctttcgctaacggagctcacgcgattttctattttgagttttgtgttgtgaagttttcaagttttgggtaaagatttgatggattatggaacaaggagtggcaagagcctaagcttggggatgcccatggcaccccaagataaaaCTCAAGGACAccatggcatcccctctttcgtcttggtctatcggtaactttacttggagctatatttttattcttcacatgatatgtgttttgcttcgagagtcttgtatgatttgagtttttgccttttagtttaccacaatcatccttactgtacaccttttgagagagactcacatgatttgaaatttattagaatactgtatgtgcttcacttatatcttttgagctatatagtttttgttctagtgcttcacttatatcttttagagcacggtggtgtgtttttattttatagaaataattgatctctcatgcttcacttacattattttgagagtcctttagaacaacatggaaatttgcttttagaaataatataaaaactttcatagaagtgcattgaatactatgagaagtttcatacttgataattgttttgagatatggagatggtgatattagagtcatgctagttgagtagttgtgaatttgagaaatacttgtgttgaagtttgcgattcctgtagcatgcacatatggtgaaccgttatgtgacgaagtcggagcatgatttatttattgattgttctccttatgagtggcggtcggggacaagctatggtcttttcctaccaatctatccccctaggagcatgcgtgtaatactttgtttcgataactaatagatttttgcaataagtatgtgagttctttatgactaatgttgagtccatggattatacgcactctcatccttccaccattgctagcctctctagtatcgcgcaactttcgccggtaccataaacccaccatataccttcctcaaaacagccaccatacctacctattatggcatttccatagccattcagagatatattgccatgcaacttttcaccgttccgttattatgatacgcttcatcattgtcatattgcttgcataatcatgtagtttacatcgtatttgtggcaaagccaccgttcataatttgtcatacatgtcactcatgcatcattgcacatcccgatacaccgccggaggcattcacatagtcatattttgttctaagtataaggttgtaattattgagttgtaagtaaattaaagtgtgatgatcatcattattagagcattgtcccaagtgaggaaaggatgatggagactatgattcccccacaagtcgggatgagactccagacgaaaaaaagagaaaggccataaaaaagggagaaggcccaaaaaaatgagagaaaaagaaagaagggacaatgctactatcatttttccacacttgtgcttcagagtagtaccatgttcttcatatagagagtctcttgagttatcagtttcatatactagtgggaatttttcattatagaacttggcttgtatattccaatgatgggcttcctcaaaatgccctaggtcttcgtgagcaagcaagttggatgcacacccacttagtttattttgttgagctttcatatacttatagctcttgtgcatccgttgcatggcaatccctactcactaggggtggaaagtggtagcggataaTCCGAAATATTAGATATTCGTATTCGAGAAAATGCCTATTCGTATCTGAAACATCCGCATACGAACCAAAATGGAAATGGAAATTGTCCGTATCCGAATTTATTAAacaaatacaaaataaaatatggtaggAGATTTTGACACAAATATGGATATGGAAGTGGATATATCCGTATCCGAAGAAGATTATGGGAGGTATTTTTTTAAATTCTAGGCCcaatattccaattatccaacatAAAAGCCAAATAAGTGGTTAAATTTTACTCTTTATATGATTAAACTTATAAATTATTATGCATTACAATAGTATTTATTCATAAACCTATTTATCATTGACTTATTGTATGTCGCAAGTTGATTATTTTAGGTCACATAGCTATCGACTAATTTACTTAAGCAACATGTTGATATCATTCGTATCCGTTCCGAATCAAGAAAATATCCGATACGTATCCGTATTCGAATAATATCCGAGCCGCATCCGTATCCGAGAACATCCGTATTCGGATTCGTATTCGTTTTGAAAATATGAAAATGGAAGTGGTAAGAGCACTATCCGATCCGCATCCGATCCGTTTCCACCCCtactactcactcacattgatatctattgatgggcatctccatagcccgttgatacgcctagttgatgtgagactatcttcttctttttgtcttctccacaaccaccattctatttcacatatagtgctatatccatggctcacgctcatgtattgcgtgaagattgaaaaagtctgaaaacatcaaaagtatgaaacaattgcttggcttgtcatcggggttgtgcatgatttaaatagtttgtgtggtgaagatggagtatagccagactatatgattttgtagggataactttctttggccatgttattttgagaagacataattgcttagttagtatgcttgaagtattactatttttatgtcaatattaaacttttatcttgaatctgtcggatatgaacattcatgccacaataaagaaaaattacatatagaaatatgttagaaagcattccacattaaattttttttatcatttacctactcgaggacgagcaggaattaagcttggggatgcttgatacatctccaacgtatctataatttttgattgctccatgctattatattatctattttggatgttaatgggctttattttacacttttatatcatttttgggactaacctactaaccggaggcccagcccaaattgttgttttttgcctattttagagtttcgccgaaaaggaatatcaaacggagtccaaacggaatgaaaccttcgggaacgtgattttctcaatgaacgtgatccaggagacttggagtgggcgtcaagaaacaatcgaggaggccacgagacaggggggtgcgcctaccccctggccgcgccctccaccctcatgggcccctcgttgctccaccgacctacttcttcctcctatataagtccacgtaccccccaaacatccaggagcaccacgaaaacctaattccaccgccgcaaccttatgtacccgagagatcccatctttgggccttttccggagctccaccggagggggcattgatcacggagggcctctacatcaactccatggcctctccggtgatgtgtgagtagtttacttcagacctacgggtccatagttattagctagatggcttcttctctctctttggatctcaatacaaagttctcctcgatcttcttggagatctattcgatgtaatcttcttttgcggtgtgtttgtcgagatccgatgaattgtgggtttatgatcaagtttatctatgaacaatatttgaatctcctttgaattcttttatgcatgattggtttatctttgcaagtctcttcaaattatcagtttggtttggcctatgctacctcttgagcactgcgttggttttccccgaagaggaagggatgatgcagcaaagtagcgtaagtatttccctcagtttttgagaaccaaggtatcaatctagtaggaggctacgcgtgagtccctcatacctacacaaaacaaataaatcctcgcaaccaacgcaaataggggttgtcaatccctataaggccacttatgagagtgagatctgatagatatgataaagataatatttttggtatttttttgataaagatgcaaagtaaaataaaagcaaagtaaatagcaaaggaaataactaagtagtaggagatcaatatgataaagatagacccgggggccataggtttcactagtggcttctctcaagagcataagtattctacggtgggtgaacaaattactgttgagcaattgacaaaactgagcatagttatgagaatatctaggtatgatcatgtatatatgcatcacgtccgagacaagtagatcgactcctgcctgcatctactacgattactccactcatcgaccgctatccatcatgcatctagagtattaagttaaaaacagagtaactccttaagcaagatgacatgatgtagagggataaactcatgcaatatgatgaaaaccccatcttgttatcctcgatggaaacaatacaatacgtgccttgctgcccctactgtcactgggaaatgacaccgcaagattgaacccaaagctaagcacttctcccattgcaagaaagatcaatctagtaggccaaaccaaactgataattcgaagagacttgcaaagataaccaatcatacattaaaagaattcagagaagattcaaatattgttcatagatagacttgatcataaacccacaattcaccggtctcaacaaacacaccgcaaaaagaagattacatcgaatagatctccacaagagagggggagaacattgtattgagatccaaaaagagagaacaagccatctagctactaactatggagccgtaggtctgaggtgaactactcacacttcatcggaggggctatggtcttgatgtagaagcccttcgtgaccgatgccccctccggcggagctctggaacaggccccaagatgggatctcgtggatacagaaagttacggcagaggaattagggttttggctcctatctgatcgtttgggggtacgtggatatatataggaggaaggagtacgtcggtggagcaacagggggcccacgagggtggagggtgcgcctggtgggggtgggcgcgccccctacctcgtggcctcctcttttctttcttgacgtagggtccaagtctcccgggtcttgttcgttgagaaattcacgttcccgaaggtttcattccgtttggactctgtttgatattccttttcttcaaaaccctaaaacaggcaaaaaaacagcaattctgggctgggcctccggttaatatattagtcccagaaataatatagaagtgtataataaagcccaataatgtccaaaacagtagataatatagcatggagcaatcaaaaattatagatacgttggagacgtatcaagcatccccaagcttaattcctgctcgtcctcgagtaggtaaatgataaaaacagaatttttgatgcggagtgctacttggcataatttcaatgtaattcttcttaattgtggtatggatattcagatctgatagattcaagacaaaagttcatattgacataaaaataataatacttcaagcatactaactaagcaattat belongs to Triticum urartu cultivar G1812 chromosome 7, Tu2.1, whole genome shotgun sequence and includes:
- the LOC125520213 gene encoding Holliday junction resolvase MOC1, chloroplastic — protein: MMEEDPLIPLVHVWNNAAFDGSNSASSNAWHAHATPVRRGEKENRRPAETDDADADAEIARIEAEILRLSSRLHHLRVSRGHDANAKSTGTRPRVKGLGLAPLDDDLLAAAADTDNLLPLPEKQQPPPPAQKPRPAAKQQFPASRGGRGLSIGPLDIAAANPAKAPAARQQQQQGAAPASRILKPIKEPPVQRRRGVSLGPMEIQHGISGGTKPVAAAGAARVKPFPGKLNAIREEGQASRQQPAVPAKLWPSSNARQPLDSSKQGTAASRAKARSSSMSPRARRQSIARATNSTRGGVAAFGAAKVVADEPTPKAAMNQSSTESTCRRPAGSSKVRVVPSRYSLMPGASLGAATQERRRKESLPGSTGGAGQKEEEIKAMPTEPVDDDLSPESLDKVAELLPRIRTMPPPDETPRDSGCAKRAADLVGKRSFFAAAAAGDCSAISSYQARVLEAEAPEEAAAAAEALGDEAASAGEALGDEAAA